Proteins from a genomic interval of Kitasatospora herbaricolor:
- a CDS encoding MarR family winged helix-turn-helix transcriptional regulator, which yields MEDEVDRLVAAWRRERPDLDVEPLEVLSRVSRLARHLDRARRTAFAEHGLEPWEFDVLTALRRAGSPYQLSPGQLLTQTLVTSGTMTNRIDRLTGKGLVKRLPDPDDRRGVLVRLTDDGRDRADQALAGLLAHERALLAELSAGQQGELAGLLRQLVAPFDNVPG from the coding sequence ATGGAGGACGAGGTCGACCGCCTGGTCGCAGCATGGCGCCGAGAGCGCCCCGACCTCGACGTGGAACCGCTTGAGGTGCTCAGCCGGGTCAGCCGGCTCGCCCGGCACCTGGACCGCGCCCGCCGCACCGCGTTCGCCGAGCACGGCCTGGAGCCCTGGGAGTTCGACGTCCTGACGGCCCTTCGGCGGGCCGGGTCGCCGTATCAGCTCTCCCCCGGACAGTTGCTCACCCAGACCCTGGTGACCTCCGGGACGATGACCAACCGGATCGACCGCCTCACCGGCAAGGGCCTGGTCAAGCGCCTCCCCGACCCGGACGACCGGCGCGGCGTGCTGGTCCGCCTGACCGACGACGGCCGCGACCGCGCCGACCAGGCCCTGGCCGGCCTGCTGGCGCACGAGCGGGCGCTGCTGGCCGAGCTGTCCGCCGGCCAGCAGGGCGAGCTGGCCGGGCTGCTGCGCCAGCTGGTCGCGCCCTTCGACAACGTGCCCGGCTAG
- a CDS encoding response regulator transcription factor, translating into MGRIRVLVVDDHRIFAEALAAALAAESDIEVGAAGSAGAAERALERAAREGRPFDVVLVDADLGTVPAAPTARRPAQAPFEHAAPAGPAHPAPGQPGRPQAGPAQPPVAPVLPGVPPPRRAARSGAAPPPGVGSTTYPPAAPGATEAPAADPSFRPTEGGGAPPPDGITLIARARRNHPSLRAVVLAETDDPRRAARALHAGACGWVAKDSSLARLTAVVRGALRDETHLPPALLTGVIRELTTARRDRTESERLVDSLTPREKQILRCMVGGLGRQAVAERLYLSPHTVRTHMQNVLGKLGVHSTLAAVAVARRAGVSPAEQGGPPVPPSVTPSAAQTAAPASTEGPRAG; encoded by the coding sequence GGCCCTGGCCGCCGAGAGCGACATCGAGGTGGGCGCGGCGGGGAGCGCGGGCGCGGCCGAACGAGCGCTGGAACGCGCGGCCCGCGAGGGTCGCCCGTTCGACGTCGTCCTCGTCGACGCCGACCTCGGCACGGTGCCCGCGGCCCCGACCGCCCGCCGGCCGGCCCAGGCCCCCTTCGAACACGCCGCCCCCGCCGGCCCGGCGCACCCGGCCCCCGGACAGCCCGGCCGCCCGCAGGCGGGCCCGGCACAGCCGCCGGTCGCCCCCGTCCTGCCCGGCGTACCCCCGCCCCGCCGCGCCGCCCGCTCCGGCGCCGCCCCGCCCCCGGGCGTCGGCAGCACCACGTACCCGCCCGCCGCACCCGGGGCCACCGAGGCACCGGCGGCGGACCCTTCCTTCCGCCCCACCGAGGGCGGCGGCGCCCCGCCCCCGGACGGCATCACGCTGATCGCCCGCGCCCGCCGCAACCACCCGAGCCTGCGCGCCGTCGTCCTCGCCGAGACCGACGACCCCCGCCGCGCCGCCCGGGCCCTGCACGCCGGCGCCTGCGGCTGGGTCGCCAAGGACAGCTCGCTGGCCCGCCTCACCGCCGTCGTCCGGGGCGCCCTGCGCGACGAGACCCACCTCCCGCCCGCCCTGCTCACCGGGGTCATCCGGGAGCTCACCACGGCCCGGCGCGACCGCACCGAGAGCGAGCGCCTGGTCGACAGCCTCACGCCCCGGGAGAAGCAGATCCTGCGCTGCATGGTCGGCGGGCTCGGGCGGCAGGCCGTCGCCGAACGGCTCTACCTCTCCCCGCACACCGTCCGCACCCACATGCAGAACGTGCTCGGGAAGCTCGGTGTCCACTCCACCCTCGCCGCGGTGGCCGTCGCCCGCCGGGCCGGCGTCAGCCCTGCGGAACAGGGCGGCCCACCGGTCCCGCCGTCGGTGACCCCGAGTGCCGCCCAGACCGCCGCCCCGGCGTCCACCGAAGGGCCTCGCGCCGGCTGA